In Phacochoerus africanus isolate WHEZ1 chromosome 2, ROS_Pafr_v1, whole genome shotgun sequence, one DNA window encodes the following:
- the LOC125121146 gene encoding dynactin-associated protein-like, with amino-acid sequence MDRKHGKYVVNIEHSENPASIMCSNDQEAHSSACWRPPSNNITSDVSSNLSGVCVNSGVLTQSRYPHTDLSHIQVKENCCSNSSLWKAFLACLLACVITTAIGVLIICLVNNRGNDNSSIFIQLFPKNGEPIVIIPGATSTTSQPTVTPSSTELTAATTSTESTSALSTESTITTATSMASTEPTTTTITSAEPTTTASTTITSAGSITTTATSMASTEPTTTTITSAEPTTTASTTITSAGSITTTATSMASTEPTTTTITSAEPTTTASTTITSAGSITTTATTITSAEPTTTEATTMTAADSTASTTSNELSTTATITTSSETTAVPTSPESSTAATSEQGFF; translated from the exons ATGGACAGAAAGCATGGAAAATATGTGGTGAATATTGAACACTCAGAAAACCCAGCA TCAATCATGTGTTCAAATGACCAAGAGGCTCACAGCTCTGCATGCTGGCGTCCACCTTCAAATAACATAACCAGTGATGTCTCTTCCAACTTAAGTGGGGTCTGTGTGAACTCAGGAGTCCTTACACAATCAAGATACCCACACACAGACCTATCCCACATACAG GTGAAAGAAAATTGCTGCAGTAACTCATCTCTGTGGAAAGCCTTTTTGGCTTGTCTCTTAGCCTGTGTGATAACAACAGCAATTGGTGTTCTCATAATATGCCTGGTGAATAATAGGGGGAATGACAATTCTTCCATTTTTATCCAGCTCTTCCCCAAAAATGGGGAGCCTATAGTTATCATTCCTGGGGCTACCTCTACTACTTCTCAACCTACAGTGACCCCCAGTTCAACTGAACTGACGGCTGCAACCACTTCAACAGAATCTACCAGTGCCCTATCCACTGAAAGTACAATCACAACAGCCACAAGCATGGCTTCAACAGAACCTACAACCACAACCATCACTTCAGCAgaacctacaaccacagcatcCACAACCATCACTTCAGCAGGATCTATCACCACAACAGCCACAAGCATGGCTTCAACAGAACCTACAACCACAACCATCACTTCAGCAgaacctacaaccacagcatcCACAACCATCACTTCAGCAGGATCTATCACCACAACAGCCACAAGCATGGCTTCAACAGAACCTACAACCACAACCATCACTTCAGCAgaacctacaaccacagcatcCACAACCATCACTTCAGCAGGATCTATCACCACAACAGCCACAACCATCACTTCAGCAGAACCTACAACCACAGAAGCCACAACCATGACTGCAGCAGATTCTACAGCCTCCACCACTTCAAATGAACTTTCAACAACAGCCACCATTACAACTTCAAGTGAAACCACAGCTGTCCCCACTTCACCAGAATCTTCAACTGCTGCAACTTCAGAACAGGGTTTTTTTTAG